The following proteins come from a genomic window of Sulfitobacter indolifex:
- a CDS encoding TonB-dependent receptor, with translation MMIGGFGASLAVACMATPGAAQDSDLIILPTVEVETTEKPTPRPAAKPAPRATQPAPRRAAKPRAAEPTVCTPALAGTPICAAEEAAERQAQELAEAQARTAAKAAAGGSSYVNQDAPFKANTLANSRMPGPMKDNPRTVTAITQEVLETTGTTSVRELARSTPGISLGFGEGGNSFGDNIYIRGFKANNDTYTDGIRSPGTGVAETFNTEQVEVTKGPAGTVGGRGTTGGAIDVISKSPQNVDFTKTVTTVTDAATVRQTIDTNKVINDRLQLRFNGMLQDGEVAGRDEITDDRQGAALALKFAATDALTLEGNLSYTKIEQTPDWGVPYVNNEELGLIGPVTEYGIDRDTFYGVPGRDFQTAEETVATAKATYAFDNGMTLTNTFRAARSTNDYVLTAPSSLIDNGSTNPEDWDVGLSFKSWNQQTDVLANVLELSGAAQFAGASHSYVFGLATSREEIEKLSYSNLSSEDYEPPAGQRGCTVSAINPDPIGEGCWTGEEPVLGTNLTETTVKTTSLYALDTVTLSNRLKVNGGLRVDMYDIARTGGTGEDAYSLSRDDVMMNWNLGATYAFDDRLNLYAAAATSTNPAGQELEAGGGFYGGLDDGGAGLAPEENTSLEIGAKYSFTPNFLFTAALYQTTKDQAREDIGPRGATVTSDTLKYRMRGLEFGVAGKVTERLSLFGGANFMDSKVLRSADSDNIGLSVANVAHEQLNLLATYQVTDKLMLGGRVNYQGAIDLGSVAANGRSIPDAWTFDLLGEYKVADNTLLKMGITNVSDETVYDAAYRSGTPFTYVAPGREVSVSLEMKF, from the coding sequence ATGATGATCGGGGGCTTTGGTGCCTCTTTGGCCGTGGCCTGTATGGCCACACCCGGTGCCGCACAGGACAGTGATCTGATCATCCTGCCGACAGTCGAGGTCGAGACAACCGAAAAGCCGACGCCCCGGCCCGCGGCAAAGCCGGCGCCGCGCGCTACTCAGCCAGCCCCGCGCCGAGCAGCCAAGCCGCGTGCGGCTGAACCCACGGTCTGCACACCCGCATTGGCGGGGACCCCAATCTGCGCCGCCGAAGAAGCCGCAGAACGCCAAGCGCAAGAACTGGCCGAAGCGCAGGCCCGCACTGCAGCAAAAGCAGCAGCAGGTGGCAGTTCTTACGTTAATCAGGACGCCCCGTTCAAAGCCAACACGCTTGCCAACAGCCGGATGCCCGGCCCGATGAAAGACAATCCGCGCACGGTAACGGCGATCACCCAAGAGGTTCTGGAAACCACTGGTACAACCAGCGTGCGGGAGTTGGCGCGTTCGACACCGGGGATTTCGCTTGGCTTCGGCGAGGGCGGGAACTCCTTTGGTGACAACATCTATATCCGCGGGTTCAAGGCCAACAACGACACCTATACCGATGGCATCCGTAGCCCCGGCACCGGTGTTGCCGAGACTTTCAACACCGAACAGGTCGAAGTGACCAAAGGCCCGGCTGGCACAGTTGGCGGACGCGGCACAACCGGCGGCGCGATCGATGTGATCTCCAAAAGCCCGCAGAACGTCGATTTTACTAAGACAGTAACAACTGTGACCGACGCGGCGACCGTGCGTCAGACCATCGACACCAACAAGGTCATCAACGACCGCCTGCAACTGCGCTTTAATGGCATGTTGCAAGACGGCGAAGTGGCGGGGCGCGATGAGATCACCGATGACCGCCAAGGCGCGGCGCTGGCACTGAAATTCGCGGCGACCGATGCGCTGACCTTGGAAGGCAACCTGAGCTACACCAAGATTGAGCAGACGCCGGACTGGGGGGTGCCTTACGTCAATAACGAAGAGCTGGGGCTGATCGGTCCTGTTACCGAATACGGCATTGACCGCGATACCTTCTACGGGGTGCCCGGGCGCGATTTCCAGACTGCCGAAGAGACGGTGGCCACGGCCAAGGCAACCTATGCCTTTGACAATGGCATGACGCTTACCAACACATTCCGCGCAGCACGCTCGACCAACGACTATGTTTTGACAGCGCCAAGCAGCCTGATCGACAATGGTTCCACCAATCCCGAGGACTGGGACGTCGGGCTCAGCTTCAAGAGCTGGAATCAGCAGACCGATGTGCTTGCCAATGTGCTGGAACTCAGCGGGGCAGCCCAATTCGCCGGAGCATCGCATTCTTATGTATTTGGCCTTGCCACCTCGCGTGAAGAAATCGAGAAGTTAAGCTACTCGAACCTCTCCAGTGAAGATTATGAGCCACCGGCCGGTCAACGCGGCTGCACCGTCAGCGCCATCAATCCCGATCCCATCGGTGAAGGCTGCTGGACCGGTGAAGAGCCCGTATTAGGAACGAACCTTACGGAAACGACGGTCAAGACCACCTCTCTCTATGCGCTTGATACTGTGACCCTGTCGAACCGTCTTAAGGTTAATGGCGGGCTGCGGGTCGACATGTATGACATTGCTCGCACTGGCGGCACAGGCGAGGATGCCTATTCCTTGTCGCGTGATGATGTCATGATGAACTGGAACTTGGGCGCGACCTATGCCTTCGATGATCGTTTGAATCTCTACGCGGCGGCGGCGACTTCGACCAACCCTGCGGGACAGGAACTCGAAGCAGGCGGTGGTTTCTACGGCGGGTTGGATGATGGCGGCGCAGGACTTGCGCCCGAAGAGAACACCTCACTAGAAATCGGTGCGAAATACAGCTTCACGCCGAACTTTCTGTTCACCGCAGCCCTCTACCAGACCACCAAAGATCAAGCGCGTGAGGATATCGGACCGCGCGGTGCGACCGTCACCTCCGACACGCTCAAGTACCGCATGCGGGGTCTTGAATTCGGTGTTGCAGGCAAGGTGACCGAACGGTTGAGCCTCTTTGGCGGCGCCAACTTCATGGACAGCAAGGTCTTGCGCAGTGCCGACAGCGACAACATCGGCCTCTCGGTGGCGAATGTCGCGCATGAGCAGCTGAATCTTCTCGCCACCTATCAGGTGACGGACAAGCTGATGCTGGGCGGGCGTGTGAACTATCAAGGCGCAATCGATCTGGGCAGTGTGGCAGCGAATGGCCGGTCCATCCCCGACGCTTGGACCTTCGATCTGCTTGGCGAATACAAAGTCGCCGACAACACCCTGTTGAAGATGGGCATCACCAATGTCTCGGACGAAACGGTTTATGACGCGGCCTACCGCTCTGGCACGCCGTTTACCTATGTCGCGCCGGGCCGTGAGGTTTCTGTCTCTTTGGAAATGAAGTTCTGA
- a CDS encoding CobW family GTP-binding protein produces MVTGFLGAGKTSFINQLLQADHGLRIAAIVNDFGSINIDAALLEGAADGVIGLKNGCICCSLQGDLLRTLKIVLNQNPGTDHIVIEASGVADPAGIAQSLTDPVLWSQVRLETIACLIDVPDLAARADDPLWKAQVSGSDIHCLAKTEGTTLTELTAVHGTLADLGKQHVFDLSKGFPQMAVFHPEPRKRTALNKPLQDDRFAHLEWQYNGKIDLRRFQSVMSALAPDLLRAKGFVWVAEGSLLFQMTGTRATLSRAPEVASAAQQGCRLVLIGERKRFDADRVEQQLNGLIA; encoded by the coding sequence TTGGTCACCGGATTTCTGGGGGCGGGCAAAACAAGTTTCATCAATCAGCTCCTACAGGCGGACCACGGCCTGCGCATCGCCGCCATCGTCAACGACTTCGGCTCGATCAACATCGACGCAGCGCTTCTCGAAGGGGCCGCGGACGGGGTGATCGGGCTTAAAAATGGCTGCATTTGCTGTTCGCTGCAAGGCGATCTTTTGCGGACGTTAAAGATCGTCCTCAACCAAAATCCCGGGACCGACCACATCGTGATCGAGGCCAGCGGCGTTGCCGATCCTGCTGGGATAGCGCAGTCCCTGACCGACCCGGTACTGTGGTCGCAAGTCCGACTTGAGACCATAGCTTGTCTGATCGACGTACCCGATCTAGCTGCGCGTGCTGACGACCCGCTGTGGAAAGCTCAGGTGTCCGGGTCCGACATCCATTGTTTGGCCAAGACGGAAGGAACGACACTAACTGAACTTACCGCCGTTCACGGAACTCTTGCTGATCTGGGCAAACAGCATGTTTTCGACCTTTCCAAAGGTTTTCCCCAAATGGCGGTGTTCCACCCCGAACCTCGTAAGCGCACAGCTTTGAATAAGCCGTTGCAGGATGACCGGTTTGCCCACCTCGAATGGCAATACAATGGCAAAATAGATTTGCGAAGATTTCAAAGTGTAATGTCCGCGCTTGCCCCCGACTTGTTACGTGCAAAGGGGTTTGTTTGGGTGGCAGAGGGTAGCTTGCTATTCCAGATGACCGGCACCCGCGCCACTCTCTCACGTGCGCCTGAGGTGGCAAGCGCCGCCCAGCAGGGTTGCCGACTTGTACTGATCGGAGAGCGCAAGCGCTTCGACGCAGACCGTGTAGAACAGCAGCTCAATGGGTTGATCGCATGA